DNA sequence from the Cohnella herbarum genome:
GACTGCGGGATCTCGTTCCATCTCGCAACGGCAAAGATGATACATAGCACCATTACGGCGACATGCGCCAAATACCACCAAGAGCCAAACGCTGAACGATGCGTTCGGCCGACCATAAGACTTGCTGCGCGCTTTGTTTGCACGGCAACCTGCCAGCCTCTGGCCGCTTTCAGGCGTTGCGCGGACATCCGGCTGATCCGAACTGCGAAGACCGACACAATCATTAAAAGCAAGATGGCTGCCGCCCACCACCGGATACTCCAACTCGTCGTTTGATGACGCGTCAATATAAAGCAAGCTGCTCCGATGAAGATCGCAGAACCGCCGGTAAGCAGGACGTAATTCCTGCGAATGCCTCGGACGGCCGTATCTTGCATGGCCTCCGCCGGCAGAGCGATGCCGAACAGCAAAGTCCGCAGGCCAATATAAGCCTGTATGCTGATCAACAACGCAATAAACAAATAAAAGCTGGATATCATGATTGTTTCCAGTACAGTCAACGCTGTTCCCCTCCCCGATTGGTAATGGTATCCCGGTACACCGACCTGCTCTCCTGCGCGAACGTTTCTTCCGTCATGCCTCGTACCGCAGCTGCCGCGGCAAGAGAACGCAGTTGCTGCCTGAGCTTCTCCTCGAACGCCTCCGTCACGCCGGGCATCCCGTCGGGCTGAACGATAACGCCCTTTTTCCGGTGCACTTGAAGAAAGCCCTCCTGCTTGAGCAAATTGTAGGCTTTGTTAACGGTATGGAGATTGATCCCCAAGTCCTCCGCCAAGTTCCGGATCGACGGAAGCGGATCCCCCGGCTTCAAGGCACCGGAGGCGATCCCCTCGACGATTTGGTCAACCAGTTGTGCGTAAATCGGGGTTTCCGATTGTAGATCGAGCTCAATGAACAAGAATATCCCTCCTTATGAAGCCGTTTCATATCGATCCACCCGCCTTCTTTTGTTGTTTGTTATATTACATATATAACATATTGTTATATTACATGTATAACACATATGGAAATAACACACAAGATCCAGATCTGAATTCTTTCATCTTGCTATGCTTAAAAGAAAACGGCAGCTGATTTTCAGGTCAGCTGCCGTTGTATCCTTATTCAACTATCTTGCTTCCCGTTAACGGTCATTTCCAGTCTGCATCATCGCGGCCATAAGATTACTTTATTTCACTTCAACTACAAAGGGACTGATAAAAGTTTTACCGTTTCGTTGAAATTGTCCCCAGATCTTATATACGCCGGTATTCGGGAACGTCGTCATGAATTTCGCATCCGGGCCTTTCGCTTTTTCCTCCATCGGGTGTACATGCAAATACTGCTCTGTATCTTCGCTTAGGATCACAACGTGCCCAACAGCGCCTAGGTAAGGCTCTAGATCCGTTATCGGCTCTTTGGACTTCGCATCCGAAAGTTTGAAGTTCAACATCATTTCTTTGCCGGCTTCCGGATGATTGTTGACGAGCGAGATTTCTACCCCGTCCACGATCACGGAATGTTCATCCGATGGCTCAATAGGAACTTGTTCAGCCGCTCGCCCTTCTACTTTGATCCACTCGGACTTCGTAGTGGCGGATCCGCCGGTAGGAATATAGTCGGCGAATAACTTATAATCACCACCGGAAGGGAACGCCGTCGTGATTTCGAATTGCCCATTCCCTTTGTACTCCGGATGGATGTGGTCAAAGTAAGATAAATCTTTGCTAACCGCGATCAGATGAAGCTTCTTCTCGTGATTAATATCGAAATCCTCGATGGCTTTCCCGTCCGTATCTTGAATTTGTACGGTTATTAAGGTATTCTCTCCGGATCTCGGCTTTTCTTCAGACCATTTCCAAACGGCATTCGTCTCTAGCTTCTTCGTCTCCCCGGCATGTTCTTCTCCATGAGCTTCGCCGTGCTCTTCGGCACTGGATACAGCGGGCGATGCTGCTTGAGAATTTCCTCCATGAGCACTATGATTATCTGTATCTTGTTTATTTTGTTTGCCGCAAGCGGCAACAAGAACTAGTGCCGCTAGCAATCCGATCAAATAGATTCTTTTCATATTAGCCTCCATGATATCAATAACTTTATACTTTTGCTCTTTGTAGACGTAGCGCATTCAGCACAACGGAGACGGAGCTTAAAGCCATAGCTGCTCCGGCGAGCCATGGTGCAAGGAATCCAAGCGCCGCGATCGGGATGCCGATCACATTATAAGCAAGCGCCCAGAACAAGTTTTGCTTAATGTTGACCATCGTTTTTTTACTCATCGAGATCGCGTCCGGAATACTGTTCAAGTCCCCGCGCATTAAAGTAACATCCGCGGCTTCCATGGCCACGTCGGTTCCCGTTCCGATCGCCATCCCGATATCCGCAATGGCCAATGCCGGCGCATCGTTAATTCCATCTCCAACCATCGCGACTTTTTTCCCGCTTTCTTGCAATCGCTTGACCTCGTTGGCTTTACCGTCCGGCAGCACTTCCGCCAACACATGGTCGATTCCAACTTGACTCGCAATGGCTTTAGCGGTACGTTCATTGTCGCCCGTCATCATCACGACTTCCAAGCCGAGCTGCTTTAATCTGGCAACCGCCTGCTTCGACGTATCTTTAATCGTGTCCGCTACGGCTACCATACCCGCGTACTTTCCGTTAACCGCAACCAGCATCGCTGTTTTTCCAACCGACTCCAGTCGGCTCATTTCCTCGAAAGCGGCCTCCGCGTTCACATTGGTTTTCGCCAATAACTTTCGGGTTCCAATTAACAATTCGTTCCCTTCGACCGTAGCTTCAACGCCAAATCCAGGTATCGCTTGAAAGGAATCGGTCGACGGAAGAGAAATACCTAGCTCTTGAATGCCAGCCACGATCGCTTCCGCTAGTGGATGCTCCGAATTTTTCTCCGCTGCGGCAACCCAGGACAAGAGCTGTTCCCGATCAAAGCCTTGCTCAATCCGAACATCCGTCAATTCCGGCTTGCCTTTCGTTACCGTTCCCGTTTTATCCAATACTATGGTGTTAATGCGATGCGTGGATTCTAAATGTTCGCCGCCTTTGAACAAAATACCGAGTTCAGCGGATCGACCCGAACCGGCCATGATCGATGTC
Encoded proteins:
- a CDS encoding GntR family transcriptional regulator gives rise to the protein MFIELDLQSETPIYAQLVDQIVEGIASGALKPGDPLPSIRNLAEDLGINLHTVNKAYNLLKQEGFLQVHRKKGVIVQPDGMPGVTEAFEEKLRQQLRSLAAAAAVRGMTEETFAQESRSVYRDTITNRGGEQR